From the genome of Chlorocebus sabaeus isolate Y175 chromosome 2, mChlSab1.0.hap1, whole genome shotgun sequence, one region includes:
- the RALY gene encoding RNA-binding protein Raly isoform X4 yields MSLKMQASNVTNKNDPKSINSRVFIGNLNTALVKKSDVETIFSKYGRVAGCSVHKGYAFVQYSNERHARAAVLGENGRVLAGQTLDINMAGEPKPDRPKGLKRAASAIYSGYIFDYDYYRDDFYDRLFDYRGRLSPVPVPRAVPVKRPRVTVPLVRRVKTNIPVKLFARSTAITTSSAKIKLKSSELQAIKTELTQIKSNIDALLSRLEQIAAEQKANPDGKKKGDGGGAGGGGGGGGSGGSGGGGGGGGGGGGGGGGSSGSRAPAPQENTTSEAGLPQGEARTRDDGDEEGLLTHSEEELEHSQDTDADDGALQ; encoded by the exons ATGTCCTTGAAGATGCAGGCAAGCAACGTAACCAACAAGAATGACCCCAAGTCCATCAACTCTCGAGTGTTCATTGGAAACCTCAACACAGCTCTGGTGAAGAAGTCAGATGTGGAGACCATCTTCTCTAAGTATGGCCGTGTGGCCGGCTGTTCTGTGCACAAGGGCTATGCCTTTGTTCAGTACTCCAACGAGCGCCATGCCCGGGCAGCTGTGCTGGGAGAGAATGGGCGGGTGCTGGCCGGGCAGACCCTGG ACATCAACATGGCTGGAGAGCCTAAGCCTGACAGACCCAAGGGGCTAAAGAGAGCAGCATCTGCCATATACAG TGGCTACATCTTTGACTATGATTACTACCGGGACGACTTCTACGACAG GCTCTTCGACTACCGGGGCCGTCTGTCGCCGGTGCCAGTACCCAGGGCAGTCCCTGTGAAGCGACCCCGGGTCACAGTCCCTTTGGTCCGGCGTGTCAAAACTAACATACCTGTCAAGCTCTTTGCCCGCTCCACAGCCATCACCACCAGCTCAGCCAAGATCAAAT TAAAGAGCAGTGAGCTGCAGGCCATCAAGACGGAGCTGACACAGATCAAGTCCAATATCGATGCCCTGCTGAGCCGCTTGGAGCAGATCGCTGCGGAGCAAAAGGCCAATCCAG ATGGCAAGAAGaagggtgatggaggtggtgccggcggcggtggcggtggtggtggcagtggcggcagcggcggcggtggtggcggtggcggcggcggcggtggcggcggtgGTGGCAGTAGCGGCAGCCGGGCACCAGCCCCCCAAGAGAACACGACTTCTGAGGCAGGCCTGCCCCAGGGAGAAGCACGGACCCGAGATGACGGCGATGAGGAGGGGCTGCTGACACACAGCGAGGAAGAGCTG GAACACAGCCAGGACACAGACGCGGATGATGGGGCCTTGCAGTAA
- the RALY gene encoding RNA-binding protein Raly isoform X3, with product MSRVCAPTMQVGTMSLKMQASNVTNKNDPKSINSRVFIGNLNTALVKKSDVETIFSKYGRVAGCSVHKGYAFVQYSNERHARAAVLGENGRVLAGQTLDINMAGEPKPDRPKGLKRAASAIYSGYIFDYDYYRDDFYDRLFDYRGRLSPVPVPRAVPVKRPRVTVPLVRRVKTNIPVKLFARSTAITTSSAKIKLKSSELQAIKTELTQIKSNIDALLSRLEQIAAEQKANPDGKKKGDGGGAGGGGGGGGSGGSGGGGGGGGGGGGGGGGSSGSRAPAPQENTTSEAGLPQGEARTRDDGDEEGLLTHSEEELEHSQDTDADDGALQ from the exons GTAGGCACCATGTCCTTGAAGATGCAGGCAAGCAACGTAACCAACAAGAATGACCCCAAGTCCATCAACTCTCGAGTGTTCATTGGAAACCTCAACACAGCTCTGGTGAAGAAGTCAGATGTGGAGACCATCTTCTCTAAGTATGGCCGTGTGGCCGGCTGTTCTGTGCACAAGGGCTATGCCTTTGTTCAGTACTCCAACGAGCGCCATGCCCGGGCAGCTGTGCTGGGAGAGAATGGGCGGGTGCTGGCCGGGCAGACCCTGG ACATCAACATGGCTGGAGAGCCTAAGCCTGACAGACCCAAGGGGCTAAAGAGAGCAGCATCTGCCATATACAG TGGCTACATCTTTGACTATGATTACTACCGGGACGACTTCTACGACAG GCTCTTCGACTACCGGGGCCGTCTGTCGCCGGTGCCAGTACCCAGGGCAGTCCCTGTGAAGCGACCCCGGGTCACAGTCCCTTTGGTCCGGCGTGTCAAAACTAACATACCTGTCAAGCTCTTTGCCCGCTCCACAGCCATCACCACCAGCTCAGCCAAGATCAAAT TAAAGAGCAGTGAGCTGCAGGCCATCAAGACGGAGCTGACACAGATCAAGTCCAATATCGATGCCCTGCTGAGCCGCTTGGAGCAGATCGCTGCGGAGCAAAAGGCCAATCCAG ATGGCAAGAAGaagggtgatggaggtggtgccggcggcggtggcggtggtggtggcagtggcggcagcggcggcggtggtggcggtggcggcggcggcggtggcggcggtgGTGGCAGTAGCGGCAGCCGGGCACCAGCCCCCCAAGAGAACACGACTTCTGAGGCAGGCCTGCCCCAGGGAGAAGCACGGACCCGAGATGACGGCGATGAGGAGGGGCTGCTGACACACAGCGAGGAAGAGCTG GAACACAGCCAGGACACAGACGCGGATGATGGGGCCTTGCAGTAA
- the RALY gene encoding RNA-binding protein Raly isoform X2: MSLKMQASNVTNKNDPKSINSRVFIGNLNTALVKKSDVETIFSKYGRVAGCSVHKGYAFVQYSNERHARAAVLGENGRVLAGQTLDINMAGEPKPDRPKGLKRAASAIYSGYIFDYDYYRDDFYDRLFDYRGRLSPVPVPRAVPVKRPRVTVPLVRRVKTNIPVKLFARSTAITTSSAKIKLKSSELQAIKTELTQIKSNIDALLSRLEQIAAEQKANPDGKKKGDGGGAGGGGGGGGSGGSGGGGGGGGGGGGGGGGSSGSRAPAPQENTTSEAGLPQGEARTRDDGDEEGLLTHSEEELPDRSNGHQQVKGIAAPGLKPGTQPWMPPPSGYQRKAGSRCLLPQRIPASAMSSAGGVTGLLLPHEPSLSALPRPEGRAQEFPHTASPPQDTPRLGFFL, encoded by the exons ATGTCCTTGAAGATGCAGGCAAGCAACGTAACCAACAAGAATGACCCCAAGTCCATCAACTCTCGAGTGTTCATTGGAAACCTCAACACAGCTCTGGTGAAGAAGTCAGATGTGGAGACCATCTTCTCTAAGTATGGCCGTGTGGCCGGCTGTTCTGTGCACAAGGGCTATGCCTTTGTTCAGTACTCCAACGAGCGCCATGCCCGGGCAGCTGTGCTGGGAGAGAATGGGCGGGTGCTGGCCGGGCAGACCCTGG ACATCAACATGGCTGGAGAGCCTAAGCCTGACAGACCCAAGGGGCTAAAGAGAGCAGCATCTGCCATATACAG TGGCTACATCTTTGACTATGATTACTACCGGGACGACTTCTACGACAG GCTCTTCGACTACCGGGGCCGTCTGTCGCCGGTGCCAGTACCCAGGGCAGTCCCTGTGAAGCGACCCCGGGTCACAGTCCCTTTGGTCCGGCGTGTCAAAACTAACATACCTGTCAAGCTCTTTGCCCGCTCCACAGCCATCACCACCAGCTCAGCCAAGATCAAAT TAAAGAGCAGTGAGCTGCAGGCCATCAAGACGGAGCTGACACAGATCAAGTCCAATATCGATGCCCTGCTGAGCCGCTTGGAGCAGATCGCTGCGGAGCAAAAGGCCAATCCAG ATGGCAAGAAGaagggtgatggaggtggtgccggcggcggtggcggtggtggtggcagtggcggcagcggcggcggtggtggcggtggcggcggcggcggtggcggcggtgGTGGCAGTAGCGGCAGCCGGGCACCAGCCCCCCAAGAGAACACGACTTCTGAGGCAGGCCTGCCCCAGGGAGAAGCACGGACCCGAGATGACGGCGATGAGGAGGGGCTGCTGACACACAGCGAGGAAGAGCTG cctgACAGGAGCAATGGCCACCAGCAGGTGAAGGGCATCGCTGCCCCAGGCCTCAAGCCGGGCACCCAACCCTGGATGCCACCCCCCAGCGGGTACCAGAGGAAAGCTGGCAGCAGGTGCCTCCTCCCCCAACGCATCCCAGCCAGTGCCATGTCCTCTGCAGGTGGAGTTACTGGCCTACTCCTTCCCCATGAGCCCTCCCTGTCTGCACTGCCCAGGCCAGAGGGTAGAGCACAGGAGTTTCCCCAcactgcctcccctccccaggaCACTCCTAGGCTTGGGTTTTTTCTATAG
- the RALY gene encoding RNA-binding protein Raly isoform X1 has translation MSRVCAPTMQVGTMSLKMQASNVTNKNDPKSINSRVFIGNLNTALVKKSDVETIFSKYGRVAGCSVHKGYAFVQYSNERHARAAVLGENGRVLAGQTLDINMAGEPKPDRPKGLKRAASAIYSGYIFDYDYYRDDFYDRLFDYRGRLSPVPVPRAVPVKRPRVTVPLVRRVKTNIPVKLFARSTAITTSSAKIKLKSSELQAIKTELTQIKSNIDALLSRLEQIAAEQKANPDGKKKGDGGGAGGGGGGGGSGGSGGGGGGGGGGGGGGGGSSGSRAPAPQENTTSEAGLPQGEARTRDDGDEEGLLTHSEEELPDRSNGHQQVKGIAAPGLKPGTQPWMPPPSGYQRKAGSRCLLPQRIPASAMSSAGGVTGLLLPHEPSLSALPRPEGRAQEFPHTASPPQDTPRLGFFL, from the exons GTAGGCACCATGTCCTTGAAGATGCAGGCAAGCAACGTAACCAACAAGAATGACCCCAAGTCCATCAACTCTCGAGTGTTCATTGGAAACCTCAACACAGCTCTGGTGAAGAAGTCAGATGTGGAGACCATCTTCTCTAAGTATGGCCGTGTGGCCGGCTGTTCTGTGCACAAGGGCTATGCCTTTGTTCAGTACTCCAACGAGCGCCATGCCCGGGCAGCTGTGCTGGGAGAGAATGGGCGGGTGCTGGCCGGGCAGACCCTGG ACATCAACATGGCTGGAGAGCCTAAGCCTGACAGACCCAAGGGGCTAAAGAGAGCAGCATCTGCCATATACAG TGGCTACATCTTTGACTATGATTACTACCGGGACGACTTCTACGACAG GCTCTTCGACTACCGGGGCCGTCTGTCGCCGGTGCCAGTACCCAGGGCAGTCCCTGTGAAGCGACCCCGGGTCACAGTCCCTTTGGTCCGGCGTGTCAAAACTAACATACCTGTCAAGCTCTTTGCCCGCTCCACAGCCATCACCACCAGCTCAGCCAAGATCAAAT TAAAGAGCAGTGAGCTGCAGGCCATCAAGACGGAGCTGACACAGATCAAGTCCAATATCGATGCCCTGCTGAGCCGCTTGGAGCAGATCGCTGCGGAGCAAAAGGCCAATCCAG ATGGCAAGAAGaagggtgatggaggtggtgccggcggcggtggcggtggtggtggcagtggcggcagcggcggcggtggtggcggtggcggcggcggcggtggcggcggtgGTGGCAGTAGCGGCAGCCGGGCACCAGCCCCCCAAGAGAACACGACTTCTGAGGCAGGCCTGCCCCAGGGAGAAGCACGGACCCGAGATGACGGCGATGAGGAGGGGCTGCTGACACACAGCGAGGAAGAGCTG cctgACAGGAGCAATGGCCACCAGCAGGTGAAGGGCATCGCTGCCCCAGGCCTCAAGCCGGGCACCCAACCCTGGATGCCACCCCCCAGCGGGTACCAGAGGAAAGCTGGCAGCAGGTGCCTCCTCCCCCAACGCATCCCAGCCAGTGCCATGTCCTCTGCAGGTGGAGTTACTGGCCTACTCCTTCCCCATGAGCCCTCCCTGTCTGCACTGCCCAGGCCAGAGGGTAGAGCACAGGAGTTTCCCCAcactgcctcccctccccaggaCACTCCTAGGCTTGGGTTTTTTCTATAG